From the genome of Leishmania major strain Friedlin complete genome, chromosome 35:
CACGAAGACAAAccgtttccttttttttccttttttaTTCTGTCGCGTGCGCTTAGAGTCCCTCAAAAGGCGCATGCTGGCTTTCTGGAAGCAAGCGCCATGCAGTGCGTTACTAAGAGAGGTGAATGGGAACCGCGTGCGACGCAGAACATTTCAAGGCTTAGACTGCACGAATAGGCAAATCATGTAGGGAAGGGCTGAAGAAAACAGAGCGGCTGCGTGTCCGCTGCAACTTTTAGACGTTTGTTTCATCATTATTATTATTGCTCAGCCCTCTGGTCTGGCTtactgtttttttttttgccttttctcgccccacccctccccctctcgttGTCCAAGCCAATCCTCCCTCGTGTTTATTTCTACTGGACGCATCAAACCGCAGCGCTTCTTTGTGTGCCTCtctttatttttttttttgcctgcCCTCTTCTTTCCCCATATATTGTTCTTATTATCCTCTcaccctctcgctctctccgactctctctctctctctctctctctctgtgtctcgCTTCTCTCTACTGTCGATCTCTTCTcgttcttctttttcgcaTGCGtggcgtgcctgtgtgcgcctgtgtgcgtgtgttctaCCTATATACATGTATGTTGTACTTTACTTGGCGTGGCATGGCGGAAACGAACCAGGAGTAAAGGGCGGGGGTAGCGGAAAACGGAGGAGAGCTTAGGTATTTACCTTTTTGGAGTGTGTGAGCAAGCATATGAgaaggtgtgtgcgtgtgtgtttgtttgtcAGAGCGTGTGCTTGATTGGCCGTGCGTGAGAGTGCGTGTCTTTGTGCTATTTGCGTGCACGCTGCCATCAGCCTATGTCTCATCTCTCTATCTCTTCCCGTCTGCgtgtcgtgcgcgcgtgtgcttccGGCTTACGGACTCCATCTCCTCTGTcccatgctgctgctcctgtcGTTGCTGTTTACAGTTTGGCTTGCtggattttttttttgtttcgctttTTCTACGTGCATGAGACACTCGCTTTTACCCATACATCTACACCTACCTGCATGCACACTCGCACGCGTCTTCGTGGCTCTTCGTTTCTCCTTTATGCGTTTCTCGAGGGAAGCGGGAGCCTGGCCTTCCTTGTCCCGCGTCGTTTGTTCGTCACGCTCTCGCGCTTCTCGTTGAACATTGTGGTGGTAGGGTGCActgacggcggcagcactcCAGCGCAGACAGACAGCCCGACGGTCAGCCACACATGCCTATACTCCAACAAGCGTAGTGGAATACCAACACCCTCTGTTTTTCTTCTTGCGGATACTCgaacacgcatgcacgcactcTTTCGCCCACATTCATGCACACTAAAATACGCAGCGGCAACTCAAACGACAAATggcaaaaacaaagagaagaAACAATATTGTCAAGTGAGACGCACTGCAAGAGTGACGAGGAGCCAATGCCATTGTCGTGGGAGTGGTACctagcgctgctgctgacctCTTTTTGGAAAAAGGTCAAGCCTGCGACGGCCCCTCCTTCCATCGTCTGGGGTCGACTCTTTCCGCTGCCCTCTTCGTGTGTACTGGGAGAGGAGATATGCGAGAGAAGGTCACCCCCTAGGCCGGAACCtgaaggagcggcagcacggaGTGGAAGACCACTTCACGGCTATGCTTCTTTCCACGAAGGGCCCATGACGTCGGTACCGAGGAGCTGGGGAGAGCGAAAGGGGCGGATTTAGCGCCACCTGACACGCGCTCTCTGTTTCCCATACGCCACTTCAAGGGAAACGTGCCGCGGCATCTGCGGCGTCATCCGCGGGTGGCCTCTAATCCTTCACCCCTCTCcagctctccccctcctctgggaattgtgtgtgtctctctctctctttctgtgctCTCGCCCGCAATGCCTGGTTCTTTTTCTCTACCACTCTTCCTTCTCGTTGACTTTTTGCTTccttgcctctctcttcgcgGTGCACTGCGCCAAAGCAGACGAGAAGAAAAGCAGTCGCCGTCATTGTAGTGCCGACGCCTGCGCACGTGCGGTTGGTGTGCACCCCTAAGCCACCGAGTGTGTTCCcttcgaaaaaaaaagaacaaaTCGCATCACTGCGTTCGCcccgtctttttttttctcgtccCTGTACGCCTTCAGCCTCATCACCGCAGGCTCGACAGTCACGGAagagcaacagcaacaaagaGCAAAAAAAGCAAGGAGAGGCACACGGTGTTCGAGGGAGAGTGAGTAtcaccgctctctctctctctcgctgcacGTCTGCTTCAACCGTTACTACATCCGCTCTTCTCCGCTATCTGTTGCTCACCCCCTTTTCCGCTCTTTCTTATTTTGGTAAGCGTCACGTAGCCTCAACAGCACTACCTCCCGTTTGCGCctacacctctctctctcccttcggCGCTCAGCACCCTTTATCATCTTCATATTCCGCAAGCAAGTCGTGGCAGTGCGTGCTGACATACTGCtgccttttctctcttcgccGCCGTTCTAGGagaatatatatatatatatatttggACTCGCTGTGGCGATCACctattctctctctctcttccgcaTTGCGCATCGCCCTCCAGACACCGCGCATGGTTCAGctgtcctttttttttgcttgttttggCTAAAGGCAAAGCAAGAGAGTCTGGAGGTTCGCGTGAGGAACTTTACATGACGAGGTGGCGAGAGGGCAACACTCCCAGACTTTATCGCGTTTCCTTGTCCTTGCATCACATCGTTTTGGTGTTCCCCGCTTGCCCTGTGCTCGTctcccgcgcacacgcgcccccCTCGCCTGCGCGTCCTTTGTTTTTTGTCGCCTCGTCTGTGCGCTCTCTTTCGCACCCTTGTCCCGCCTGGGGTGCGTCTCCTACCGCGCTTCATCCAGTTTGCTCGCTAAACAGACAGGCAGGGAGGTAGTTGGGGGTAGCAAGGTGCACAAAGCAAAGAAACGGTGACTTCGGCTGCACCCTTTTGCCTGCATTCCTGGACAtcgtcgagcagcagcattcAAGGCACAGactgcgtgtatgtgtgcctgCCAAAAAGACTCACAGTCACTTGTCCAAGGTGACATTTGAGCTTGGACTCGAGCGCCAGCGCTGAGAGCACCTTGACCCCTCCTTCGCGGAAACGGCGCGATGAGCTTTGGCAGCTTTCTTCTCTCGGCTGGACTCTACTTGGTCCTCGTCGCCGTATTTGTGTCGCTTTTTCTGCACATCATGAGCTACCGCTACCGAAGTCAGCAGAACCAGCTTCTCTACTACCCACACATTCCTCCGGAGAGCCGAGAGGTCTGCGAAGACCCGGTGGCGCTCGGCATCCCCTACGCagagcgcgtgtgcgtcacCACCGCTGATAAGGTGCGATTGTGGGGCTACATGCTATggccagcgcctgcgccgtccgcggagaagagcggcaATGCAAGCGTTCCCGACTCGATCGGGCGCGCATCCTCGAACGTGGCCACCGCAGAGGGAGGCATGCATGTAGAGGTGGATGCACCAGGTAGCGCTACAGACAGTACCAGCGCCAGCAACATGGTGtctggcagcagcagaagcgtTACCATGTCGAGCGGGATGCCGAGTTTTGTGATGCTGTACTTTCACGGAAACGCCGGTAACGTTGGCCATCGCCTGCCTCTTGCTCAGGCCTTTGTGACCCACCTGAAGTGCGCGGTCATGATGGTTGACTATCGCGGTTTTGGCCTTAGCGATGACTCGGAGCAGACGCAGGAGACGTTGGAGCTGGATGCGCAGGCCTGCTTCGATTATCTGTGGCAGGATCCTCGTGTGCCGCGTGATCGTATCATTGTCATGGGCACTAGCCTCGGTGGCGCTGTTTCGATTCACTTGGCTGCCAACGAGCGGTACGGCCGTCGCATAGCTGCTGTGATTGTAGAAAACTCCTTCAGCTCCATTAGCGACATGGCCTCTGCGCTGAGCCGGCCAATCCTGACGAAGCTGGCGAGCCGGTGCCCAGACCTTGCGGTGGGTATCTTCGAGTACTACGTCAAGCCCCTGGCTCTGCGGATAAGTTGGAACAGCGCGCAGAAGATTACTAAGGTTGTGGTGCCGatgctctttctctctggtATGCGTGATGAGATTGTGCCACCGGAGCAGATGCGGACACTATACAAGGCCGCGACGAAGTGTCTGCGCGATGGCAACGGTGGCGAACTCACCATTCCGCTGCGTCGCTTTCTCGAGTTTGAGGACGGGCGCCACAACAACTTGCCGCTGATGCCCGGCTACATGAGCGCCCTGCAGGACTTTGTCACGGACGTGCGCAAcgccggagctgctgctgtcgtttGATATTGGCAAGACGGCGTAAGGAGAGCGGCGACAAAAGGGAAAGCAGCAACATCAAAAGCCTGTGCGTAGGTGACGATAGCGTGCGTGGTG
Proteins encoded in this window:
- a CDS encoding serine peptidase (previous protein_id=AAZ14626.1) codes for the protein MSFGSFLLSAGLYLVLVAVFVSLFLHIMSYRYRSQQNQLLYYPHIPPESREVCEDPVALGIPYAERVCVTTADKVRLWGYMLWPAPAPSAEKSGNASVPDSIGRASSNVATAEGGMHVEVDAPGSATDSTSASNMVSGSSRSVTMSSGMPSFVMLYFHGNAGNVGHRLPLAQAFVTHLKCAVMMVDYRGFGLSDDSEQTQETLELDAQACFDYLWQDPRVPRDRIIVMGTSLGGAVSIHLAANERYGRRIAAVIVENSFSSISDMASALSRPILTKLASRCPDLAVGIFEYYVKPLALRISWNSAQKITKVVVPMLFLSGMRDEIVPPEQMRTLYKAATKCLRDGNGGELTIPLRRFLEFEDGRHNNLPLMPGYMSALQDFVTDVRNAGAAAVV